The Dermacentor andersoni chromosome 1, qqDerAnde1_hic_scaffold, whole genome shotgun sequence genomic interval GTAAGTGTAGCGTGGTTAGTGCCGCGGGGCACGGGCACGCAGGGACGGACTGACACGTACCGCCGCTTGCTTAGACGAAACGAGAATGACCCTCctttattgggcccgaacatatatagacacacacataggtcacagggggcgccacactctggtggcagcctaacaaatagggctgaactgtggcgacctctacatcCCCCCCCTTGAAGCATTGAAGGTTAGACGGGAGGGATTCAGGAAGCCAAACGTGTGAAAAGTTTCATAAGTTCAAACGGCGCGGCGGAGTAACAGGCCCGCCGTCACGAGTTCGTGTCACACCGTCACTGCGGTCCCTGGCTGCAGGGGACTGTTGCACAGACTTTCCGAGGGGGACCGTGGATTCCACGATGTTGGCAGGCTGAGGTTCCTGACAGcgaacttgctgcagtggtggtggTTCCTCTCCAGAGGCAGTAGGCCCAAAAGGCATGACGCCGGTTGCGCTGTAGGTTCCACCTCGCTCCGTTTCGACCACGTAGCTTCTTGGTCTTTGCCCCGGACTGAGCACCGTAGCCTGCATTTGATCAGGTCGCACCCAGAAACGCTGACCTGTTTGGAGTGGCTTTAAGTCTCGAGCTCCATGATGCCTGTTGTAGCTGTCGGCCTGCTTCTGCTTGTAAGCCACATCCTTGGCGACGACGTCTTTCGTTGGCGGCAAGTTGGGACGTAGCTGGAAGTCTTGCTTTGGGACTCTGGTTCTTAGTTGACGTCCCAT includes:
- the LOC140216741 gene encoding uncharacterized protein, yielding MDLFHLNGQTIILVVDYYSRFHEVVTLRSTTAQAVIDALKSIIARHGIPQEVSYRDTPGVDGFSPAQLLMGRQLRTRVPKQDFQLRPNLPPTKDVVAKDVAYKQKQADSYNRHHGARDLKPLQTGQRFWVRPDQMQATVLSPGQRPRSYVVETERGGTYSATGVMPFGPTASGEEPPPLQQVRCQEPQPANIVESTVPLGKSVQQSPAARDRSDGVTRTRDGGPVTPPRRLNL